Proteins from a genomic interval of Chryseobacterium indologenes:
- a CDS encoding DUF1566 domain-containing protein, giving the protein MKKIVFVMLAVLTLASCGSDGGRDNDNGSNNTANAAPKVVTGTPIIANAQFKFAGTVTSTGSGYSKRGFCWSKNINPTIGNSKYIEEFTNTTGDYQLMATYSTDFDKSTTYYVRAYVQAFNGEVIYGDNVSFMTPAKMDITFKMAKEIYTTSATLVTEKISVNYLESFFPNEKGFCYRTSTGVDIANGQTVKVDNPGNYSPYELEVTGLLPNTTYYVKSYVKEGSNVYYSAEKTFTTAGAIGASGGYIFYDKGEATDGWRYLEAAPANLTYNGSVKVQWGCPFDVVNQTQSVMGSGPANTARIISQCSEANCAARLCANYTVNGITGWFLPSVEELKAFYKSSKNVYTIATIQWNDYYWSSTEVPGLNKATLIDGFNGYLSNYEKDYNKVMVRPVRRF; this is encoded by the coding sequence ATGAAGAAAATAGTATTCGTAATGTTAGCCGTTCTCACGCTCGCGTCATGCGGATCAGACGGAGGCAGGGATAATGACAACGGGTCTAACAATACAGCCAATGCAGCTCCGAAAGTTGTCACAGGCACTCCCATCATCGCGAACGCCCAGTTCAAATTTGCAGGAACGGTAACTTCCACGGGATCTGGTTATTCAAAACGTGGGTTTTGCTGGAGCAAAAACATCAATCCGACGATCGGCAATTCAAAATACATTGAGGAATTTACCAATACTACAGGTGATTATCAGCTGATGGCTACTTATAGTACAGATTTTGATAAATCGACCACTTATTATGTAAGAGCTTATGTTCAGGCCTTTAACGGGGAGGTCATCTATGGAGATAATGTATCGTTCATGACTCCTGCAAAAATGGATATTACCTTCAAGATGGCTAAAGAGATATACACTACTTCAGCCACTTTAGTTACAGAAAAGATTTCTGTAAATTATCTTGAAAGTTTCTTTCCGAACGAAAAAGGTTTTTGCTACAGAACCAGTACCGGAGTTGATATTGCCAACGGCCAGACTGTCAAAGTTGACAATCCCGGTAATTATTCACCGTATGAGCTGGAAGTGACAGGATTGCTTCCGAACACAACCTATTATGTAAAATCCTATGTAAAAGAAGGGTCTAATGTATATTATTCAGCTGAAAAAACCTTTACCACAGCCGGAGCGATAGGAGCTTCAGGCGGATATATTTTCTATGATAAGGGAGAAGCTACGGATGGCTGGAGATATCTGGAGGCCGCACCTGCCAATCTTACTTATAACGGCTCGGTTAAAGTACAATGGGGATGTCCTTTCGACGTTGTGAATCAGACACAGTCGGTGATGGGATCAGGACCGGCTAATACGGCAAGGATTATTTCTCAATGTTCCGAAGCCAACTGTGCGGCGAGACTATGTGCCAATTATACTGTGAATGGCATCACAGGCTGGTTTTTACCATCTGTAGAAGAACTTAAAGCATTTTATAAAAGTTCAAAGAATGTTTACACGATCGCTACCATTCAATGGAATGACTATTACTGGAGTTCTACCGAAGTACCGGGCCTGAACAAAGCGACCCTGATAGACGGATTTAACGGATACCTTTCAAATTACGAAAAAGATTATAACAAAGTGATGGTAAGACCTGTCAGAAGGTTTTAA
- a CDS encoding RtcB family protein: protein MEFNGNHLIELGYRPAKWFKDAIIYINENNLDEIKIKEYLEQFKQPDLMPLHETAKDFIINIRAEHESETDNVEKVINTMNILMKTPTLINGAIMPDACPTGPAGQIPVGGVVVAQNAIHPGFHSADICCSVMLTDFGKINPKEVLDAAHAVTHFGYGGRPRGEQMPMSQELMDAFRANDFLHDEKLISIARSHMGTQGDGNHFLFVGTSKNTGNTMLVTHHGSRAPGAALYDKGMKAANRFRMDISPETLKENAWIPYDTDEGKAYWEALQLIRQWTKENHTSIHDAVLNKLEMEKENRYWNEHNFVFKDGDLFYHAKGATPLDDKFMPDITGPRLIPLNMAEPVLIVQGKTNERNLGFAPHGAGRNFSRSQHKKSMAHKTTEEIFEEETAGLDIRFYSNEIDISELPSAYKSAKNVRAQIEEYGLCEVLDEVMPYGCIMAGDVEKNAPWKRKKKFRKA from the coding sequence ATGGAATTTAATGGAAATCACTTAATCGAATTAGGATATAGACCAGCTAAATGGTTTAAAGATGCCATTATCTATATCAACGAAAATAATCTGGATGAAATTAAGATCAAAGAATACCTTGAACAGTTTAAACAACCGGACCTGATGCCTCTTCATGAAACAGCTAAAGATTTTATCATCAATATCAGAGCTGAACATGAAAGTGAAACAGACAATGTAGAAAAAGTAATCAATACGATGAATATCCTGATGAAAACACCTACCTTGATTAACGGAGCTATTATGCCGGATGCCTGTCCAACAGGACCTGCAGGTCAGATTCCCGTAGGAGGTGTTGTGGTGGCTCAAAATGCAATTCATCCGGGATTCCACAGCGCAGATATCTGTTGTTCCGTGATGTTGACTGATTTTGGTAAGATCAATCCAAAAGAGGTGCTGGATGCGGCTCACGCTGTGACCCATTTCGGATATGGAGGAAGACCGAGAGGAGAACAGATGCCCATGTCTCAGGAATTGATGGACGCATTCAGAGCCAATGACTTCTTACATGATGAAAAGCTGATCAGTATCGCCCGTTCTCATATGGGAACACAAGGAGATGGAAATCACTTCTTATTCGTAGGAACTTCAAAAAATACGGGAAACACGATGCTGGTAACCCATCATGGTTCGAGAGCACCGGGTGCTGCATTATATGATAAGGGAATGAAAGCAGCCAACAGATTCAGAATGGATATCTCTCCTGAAACCCTGAAAGAAAATGCGTGGATCCCCTATGATACCGATGAAGGAAAAGCCTACTGGGAAGCGCTGCAACTGATCAGACAATGGACTAAGGAAAACCATACTTCTATTCATGATGCCGTTCTAAACAAACTGGAAATGGAGAAGGAAAACCGTTACTGGAATGAACATAATTTTGTCTTCAAAGACGGAGATTTGTTTTACCATGCGAAAGGAGCTACTCCACTGGATGATAAATTCATGCCTGATATTACGGGACCAAGATTGATTCCGTTGAATATGGCAGAGCCTGTACTGATTGTTCAGGGAAAAACCAATGAAAGAAATCTGGGTTTTGCCCCACACGGAGCGGGAAGAAATTTCAGCAGAAGTCAGCATAAAAAATCAATGGCTCATAAAACGACGGAAGAAATTTTTGAAGAAGAAACAGCAGGATTGGATATCCGTTTTTATTCTAATGAAATTGACATTTCTGAGTTGCCAAGCGCTTATAAAAGTGCTAAAAACGTAAGAGCACAGATTGAAGAATACGGACTTTGTGAAGTCCTGGATGAAGTGATGCCTTACGGATGTATCATGGCCGGCGATGTGGAGAAAAATGCACCGTGGAAGAGAAAAAAGAAATTCAGAAAAGCATAA
- a CDS encoding HopJ type III effector protein, with the protein MILLEQLKHFPETIQFNDVIAYIDEHYHFVPTAFKNGNIMNEAGQNNGSCKIFGFAAYEGISKEQTLYLFGDFYREDVLKNPDGTDHQNIRNFMEFGWEGITFEGDAVVKK; encoded by the coding sequence ATGATACTATTAGAACAATTAAAACATTTTCCTGAAACCATTCAGTTTAACGATGTGATTGCTTATATTGATGAACATTATCACTTTGTTCCGACAGCTTTTAAAAACGGAAATATCATGAATGAAGCAGGGCAGAACAACGGCTCTTGCAAGATCTTCGGTTTTGCTGCATATGAAGGTATTTCAAAAGAACAGACTCTTTATCTTTTCGGCGATTTTTACAGAGAAGATGTTTTGAAGAACCCGGATGGAACCGATCATCAGAATATCAGAAACTTTATGGAGTTCGGCTGGGAAGGGATTACTTTTGAAGGGGATGCGGTAGTGAAAAAGTAA
- a CDS encoding WYL domain-containing protein translates to MSSNKNALIRYKTLDKCLKNKYRKYTLEDLIDECSEALFEFEGKESYVSKRTIQLDLQNMRSEKFGYEAPIEVYERKYYRYSDPEYSIHNISVNESDLKAMNNAVQILKQFKDFSMFKEMNGVIQKLEDSIHSTNQKSIIHLDKNEQLKGLEHIDILYESIANKKVLQILYKSFTARESSVYTVHPQLLKEFNNRWFLICLYKQTMYNLALDRMETIEVAEKHQYIDKELDGDVYFKDIIGVTVSESLAPRNVVFWVDAHNAPYVKTKPLHRSQEIVSENEEGTLFKICVQINFELERLLLGFGDSLLVHKPRKLRLRMEEKFKTASTNYQNLIVPEETEPGTKNEG, encoded by the coding sequence ATGTCATCCAATAAAAACGCGCTGATTCGCTATAAAACACTGGACAAGTGTCTTAAAAACAAGTACAGGAAATATACCCTGGAGGATCTTATTGATGAATGCTCCGAAGCCCTTTTTGAGTTTGAAGGCAAGGAATCCTATGTCAGCAAGAGAACAATTCAGCTTGATCTTCAGAATATGAGGAGTGAAAAATTCGGGTATGAGGCGCCTATTGAAGTATATGAAAGGAAATATTACCGTTACAGTGATCCGGAATACAGCATTCATAATATTTCTGTGAATGAAAGTGATCTGAAAGCAATGAATAATGCGGTTCAGATTTTAAAGCAGTTTAAAGATTTTTCAATGTTCAAGGAGATGAACGGGGTTATTCAAAAACTGGAAGATTCCATTCATTCCACAAATCAGAAATCGATTATTCACCTGGATAAAAATGAACAGCTGAAAGGATTGGAGCATATTGATATTTTGTATGAAAGTATAGCCAACAAAAAGGTATTACAAATTCTATATAAAAGTTTTACTGCAAGAGAATCCAGCGTGTATACAGTTCATCCGCAATTGTTGAAGGAATTCAATAACCGTTGGTTTCTGATCTGTCTCTATAAACAGACAATGTATAATCTAGCTTTAGACAGAATGGAGACTATCGAAGTAGCGGAAAAACACCAGTATATTGATAAAGAGCTGGATGGGGATGTTTATTTTAAAGATATTATAGGTGTTACTGTTTCCGAATCGCTGGCTCCCAGGAATGTTGTTTTTTGGGTAGATGCCCATAACGCACCTTATGTGAAAACAAAGCCATTGCACAGAAGCCAGGAAATCGTAAGTGAAAATGAAGAGGGAACTCTTTTTAAAATCTGCGTTCAGATTAATTTCGAGCTGGAGAGATTATTATTAGGCTTTGGGGACTCTCTGCTTGTTCATAAGCCCAGAAAATTAAGATTGAGAATGGAAGAAAAATTCAAGACAGCAAGTACAAATTACCAAAATCTCATTGTACCTGAAGAAACTGAACCGGGTACAAAAAATGAAGGTTAA
- a CDS encoding DUF1501 domain-containing protein, whose protein sequence is MLIKRREFLKISSLATASLMMPNFLKAMALDDALSTNQNILVVLQFTGGNDGLNTIIPAKNDIYFRERKTLAVQNSLPLTDEAGINPSLSYFKELFDNGELSVLNNVGYPNPDKSHFRSMDIWQSASRSDEFLDTGWLGRFLDEECYRCEHPTQALEVDDMLSLALKGENNKAFAFKDPKRLYQTSQEKYFKSLYDHHHDDETVSYLYQTLESTINNAGYIFDKSKAKKTEQTYPNSQLGKDFKTVASLIKSDINTQVYYLSVGSFDTHVNQSDRQSKLFSDIDEAVKSFVADMKSNGLFNNILLMTFSEFGRRVAQNASNGTDHGTANQMFFISGNLKRKGLLNALPDLQHLNEGDLIYTEDFRKVYATILKNWLKADSSKVLGWKNGIYDFV, encoded by the coding sequence ATGTTAATCAAAAGAAGAGAATTCCTCAAAATAAGTTCACTGGCAACGGCTTCATTGATGATGCCTAATTTTTTAAAAGCAATGGCTCTGGACGATGCGCTATCAACCAACCAGAACATTCTTGTTGTTCTGCAGTTTACAGGAGGCAATGACGGGTTAAATACCATTATTCCTGCAAAAAACGATATTTACTTCAGAGAACGGAAAACCCTTGCCGTTCAAAATTCGTTACCTCTGACAGATGAGGCAGGGATCAATCCTTCTCTTTCTTATTTTAAAGAACTTTTTGACAATGGTGAACTCTCTGTCCTGAATAATGTCGGCTATCCTAATCCGGACAAATCCCACTTCAGAAGTATGGATATCTGGCAATCAGCAAGCCGAAGCGACGAATTTCTGGATACCGGATGGCTGGGAAGATTTCTGGACGAAGAATGTTATCGTTGCGAGCATCCTACACAGGCACTGGAAGTAGATGATATGCTGAGTCTTGCCTTAAAAGGGGAAAACAATAAAGCATTTGCCTTTAAGGATCCCAAAAGACTGTACCAAACCAGCCAGGAAAAATATTTCAAATCCCTTTATGATCATCATCACGATGATGAAACGGTATCATACCTTTATCAGACATTAGAGTCAACCATTAACAATGCAGGATATATATTTGATAAAAGTAAAGCTAAAAAAACGGAACAAACCTACCCCAATTCCCAACTGGGAAAAGATTTTAAAACGGTAGCTTCATTAATAAAATCCGATATCAATACCCAGGTTTACTATTTATCTGTCGGAAGTTTTGATACCCATGTCAATCAAAGCGACAGGCAGTCGAAGTTGTTCTCTGATATTGATGAGGCTGTAAAATCATTTGTTGCAGATATGAAAAGCAATGGATTGTTTAACAATATTCTGCTGATGACATTTTCCGAGTTCGGGCGCCGTGTTGCGCAAAACGCAAGCAATGGCACTGATCATGGCACTGCCAATCAGATGTTTTTTATCAGTGGAAATCTCAAAAGAAAAGGTCTGCTCAACGCTCTTCCTGATTTGCAACACCTGAACGAGGGCGACCTTATTTATACTGAAGATTTCAGAAAAGTATATGCCACTATTCTAAAAAACTGGCTTAAAGCAGATTCCTCTAAGGTTCTGGGCTGGAAAAACGGGATTTATGATTTCGTTTAG
- a CDS encoding glucokinase gives MILNPKFPLYLPGVENSNNDNVSIIGASLREDITILGYFVSGDGGLEIKKQNTYVTKEYTSFADILKKFIQDNQLENVKRLGMAVPGPVFDGKSTPPRLGWHLDIEVYKRDFGFEKADMLNDLEASAYGMALLEDDDLDAIYTSGHLEKGNVAILAPGNGLGEAGYFFDGKYLRPFATEGGHSEFSPRTNVEVEFYQFLNNIYGIVSWENVLSKSGLFNIYRFLRDVKRHPEPEWLGERLASGNFVDELYKAAVEENVMICRIALDTFLEFLAREANNLTLKLKATGGLLIAGDIPQMLREYMDKAKFYEKFKISDKMEEMLKNIPIYLVKQNHTAIKGIALYTAYYQN, from the coding sequence ATGATTCTGAATCCAAAATTTCCACTTTATTTACCAGGAGTAGAGAACAGTAATAATGATAACGTTTCTATCATTGGGGCAAGCCTCCGTGAAGATATAACAATCTTAGGCTATTTTGTTTCCGGTGACGGAGGTCTTGAGATAAAAAAACAAAATACGTATGTAACCAAAGAATATACTTCTTTTGCTGATATTTTAAAGAAGTTTATTCAGGATAACCAGCTTGAAAACGTAAAACGTTTGGGAATGGCTGTACCGGGGCCGGTATTTGACGGCAAGAGTACTCCTCCACGATTAGGCTGGCATTTGGATATCGAAGTCTATAAAAGAGATTTCGGGTTTGAAAAAGCAGATATGCTGAACGACCTTGAAGCTTCCGCATACGGAATGGCTCTTCTTGAAGACGACGATCTTGATGCGATCTATACAAGCGGTCATCTCGAAAAAGGCAATGTAGCGATCCTTGCTCCAGGAAACGGACTGGGAGAAGCCGGATATTTCTTTGACGGGAAATACCTGAGACCATTTGCCACAGAAGGCGGACATTCTGAGTTTTCACCAAGAACCAACGTAGAAGTTGAGTTTTATCAGTTCTTAAATAATATCTACGGAATTGTAAGCTGGGAAAATGTATTATCTAAATCCGGTTTATTTAATATCTACAGATTTTTAAGAGATGTGAAAAGACATCCTGAGCCTGAATGGCTGGGTGAGCGTCTTGCCAGCGGTAACTTTGTAGACGAACTTTATAAAGCAGCTGTTGAAGAAAATGTAATGATCTGTAGAATTGCTTTAGATACGTTCCTGGAGTTTTTAGCAAGGGAAGCAAACAACTTGACGTTAAAGTTAAAAGCGACAGGTGGTTTACTCATCGCCGGAGATATTCCTCAGATGCTGAGAGAATATATGGATAAAGCCAAGTTCTATGAAAAGTTTAAGATCAGCGATAAAATGGAAGAGATGTTGAAAAACATTCCGATTTATCTGGTCAAGCAAAATCATACAGCTATAAAAGGAATTGCCCTTTATACAGCTTATTATCAAAATTAA
- a CDS encoding YceI family protein — translation MKKIFLLAVLAGGLAFGQSKKVVASDIHWWGYKVAKSEASSHDGTIKVKSGDMVMKGNQLVGGSFVLDMTSINATDLTGEYQQKLNGHLKNGDFFEVEKHPTATFKITGVKKNNDKIYNSLVTGNLTVKGKTNPVTFPAKIAYSKGVVSLVSNKFSFDRQKFDVAYKSTMQDVFVKDDIDMVVKVTAQ, via the coding sequence ATGAAAAAAATATTTTTACTGGCAGTATTAGCCGGTGGTTTAGCTTTCGGACAATCAAAAAAAGTGGTAGCTTCTGATATTCACTGGTGGGGATACAAAGTTGCAAAATCTGAGGCAAGCTCTCATGATGGAACGATTAAAGTGAAATCAGGAGATATGGTGATGAAAGGAAACCAATTGGTAGGAGGAAGCTTTGTTCTTGATATGACTTCCATCAACGCTACTGACCTTACAGGTGAATATCAGCAGAAATTAAACGGCCATCTTAAGAATGGTGACTTCTTTGAAGTGGAAAAACACCCTACAGCCACTTTCAAAATTACAGGAGTAAAGAAAAACAACGATAAGATCTACAACTCTTTAGTAACAGGAAATCTTACCGTGAAAGGAAAAACAAATCCGGTTACTTTCCCTGCTAAAATTGCTTACAGCAAAGGAGTAGTGAGTTTAGTATCCAACAAATTCTCTTTCGACAGACAGAAATTTGATGTAGCATACAAATCTACAATGCAGGATGTTTTTGTGAAAGATGATATAGATATGGTAGTAAAGGTAACTGCTCAATAA
- a CDS encoding YceI family protein, translated as MKRLLLFALVCASISFVSAQKKFDKVSKVTSSEIRWWGYKVVKTEASSHSGTVKLKSGKFNFDHTVLVDGEFVIDMRSMMAGDVSDEDQIKLTNDLKSTNFFEVKKFPIAKFHLTKIIPLANSEFNSTVYGDLTLKGVRKTISFPANVYVTQFTVVIESAKFSLNRRDFKVFYQSSLKDYFIKNEMDIQFKVSTEKLDNENRIPVKKK; from the coding sequence ATGAAAAGATTACTATTGTTTGCTTTGGTGTGCGCAAGTATATCATTTGTTTCTGCCCAAAAGAAATTTGATAAAGTGTCTAAAGTGACCTCGTCAGAGATCAGATGGTGGGGATATAAAGTGGTAAAAACTGAAGCTTCATCTCACTCGGGAACCGTAAAATTAAAAAGTGGAAAATTTAATTTTGACCACACTGTTTTGGTAGATGGAGAGTTTGTAATAGATATGAGAAGTATGATGGCGGGCGATGTTTCTGATGAAGATCAGATCAAGCTTACCAATGATCTGAAGAGTACAAACTTCTTTGAAGTAAAGAAATTCCCGATTGCCAAATTCCATTTGACCAAAATTATACCGTTAGCAAACAGTGAGTTTAATTCTACCGTATATGGAGATCTTACCCTAAAAGGAGTAAGAAAGACAATTTCCTTCCCTGCGAATGTATATGTTACACAGTTTACCGTAGTAATTGAATCTGCCAAATTCTCCCTGAACAGGAGAGATTTTAAAGTATTCTACCAGTCGTCATTGAAAGATTATTTCATCAAGAACGAAATGGATATTCAGTTTAAAGTATCTACCGAAAAACTGGATAATGAAAACAGAATCCCTGTAAAAAAGAAATAG
- a CDS encoding alpha/beta hydrolase, whose translation MKIYMVSGLGADFKVLERIEFPKHCELIFIDWLIPEKNESFHAYVERMAEKVDDSEPFYLLGYSFGGIIVQEINRLKPAEKVVILGSIKSDKEKSRFIKTGEITKIPRILPVGLFNERAAHAYAVVRKLFDPKNPRLLQYFRVRDPYYLKWSVEKVAEWKFEETPNVVQILGDKDIVFPIRYSKPDYVIKGGTHLFPATKYKEVSKILNEVFV comes from the coding sequence ATGAAAATTTATATGGTAAGTGGCCTTGGCGCAGACTTTAAGGTTCTGGAAAGAATAGAGTTTCCCAAGCACTGTGAATTGATTTTTATAGACTGGCTCATTCCCGAAAAAAATGAGTCTTTTCATGCCTATGTGGAGCGGATGGCTGAAAAAGTAGATGATTCTGAGCCGTTCTATCTTTTGGGCTATTCTTTCGGAGGAATTATAGTACAGGAAATAAACCGCCTTAAACCTGCTGAAAAAGTCGTTATTTTAGGTAGTATAAAATCAGATAAAGAAAAATCAAGATTTATAAAAACCGGAGAGATCACAAAAATTCCAAGAATATTACCTGTAGGGCTTTTTAACGAAAGAGCAGCCCATGCATATGCGGTGGTAAGAAAGCTTTTTGATCCTAAAAATCCCAGACTTCTTCAGTATTTTAGAGTGAGAGACCCTTATTATCTGAAATGGTCTGTGGAGAAGGTTGCCGAATGGAAATTTGAAGAAACCCCAAACGTTGTACAGATATTGGGAGATAAGGATATTGTTTTTCCAATAAGGTATTCAAAACCTGATTATGTTATCAAAGGAGGAACTCATCTTTTTCCTGCCACCAAATACAAAGAAGTTTCTAAAATCCTGAATGAAGTTTTTGTGTAA